In Cicer arietinum cultivar CDC Frontier isolate Library 1 chromosome 1, Cicar.CDCFrontier_v2.0, whole genome shotgun sequence, one DNA window encodes the following:
- the LOC101490429 gene encoding uncharacterized protein produces MATEDNTSRQQHLHRVASAQHRRPLLHLVSTKEHRHRYLTQCVPLYKAARKGDWKEAKKIIDQDKTLLVSAITKGWATVLHIAVGSNHVNFVDELVKLMDPNDLELKDYMDNTAFCFAAAVGNVEIAEIMMNNRGTLASIRGGQGVTPLYLAALEGKNDMAKYLFIKSKEMLDEKDWSMVFLTCIQSDLYDLALDMLNENVTLAFARGDNNETGLHLLARKHSVCGCQSLVHRKNPLHLCKRDGPILKLIRRMWDEFLNLDDSEMMEVMREPSQVTFLAAENGNFEFLSIVMSTYPDLIWELNTTGQSIIHMAVLHRHASIFNLIHEIGTFKDFISAFVDDKDNNLLHAVAKLAPPDRLNIVPGAALQMMLELSWFEEVKKIMRPSLIEMQNSEGSTPCQLFTKEHEELLQRGESWMQRTASSCMVVSTLIATGVFSAPFSLPGGNNDDTRSPNYLDKPSFLVFSLSDSMALISSSTSVLIFLSILISRYAEEDFLKSLPFKLLAGLVTLFVSIISMMVAFSSAFFITYYHGLKWVPNFIAALAFLPIPLFIFLQFSLWSDIVYSAYVCSTLFRRGKPMIH; encoded by the exons ATGGCTACAGAAGACAACACATCTCGCCAACAACATTTACATAGAGTTGCTTCAGCTCAGCATAGGAGACCTCTCCTCCATTTAGTTTCCACTA AGGAACACAGACATAGATACCTAACCCAATGTGTACCCCTTTACAAAGCAGCTCGAAAAGGGGATTGGAAAGAAGCCAAAAAAATAATAGACCAAGATAAAACATTATTAGTTTCCGCCATAACAAAAGGGTGGGCAACAGTACTCCACATTGCAGTTGGATCAAATCATGTTAACTTTGTTGATGAGTTGGTAAAATTAATGGACCCTAATGATTTGGAATTGAAAGACTACATGGATAACACTGCTTTTTGTTTTGCTGCTGCTGTTGGAAATGTGGAAATTGCTGAAATAATGATGAATAATAGAGGAACTTTGGCATCAATTAGAGGTGGACAAGGTGTTACTCCTCTTTATTTGGCTGCTTTAGAGGGGAAAAATGATATGGCAAAGTATTTGTTTATTAAATCTAAAGAAATGCTAGATGAAAAAGATTGGAGTATGGTGTTCCTCACTTGCATACAGTCTGATCTCTATG ATTTAGCTCTAGACATGCTAAATGAGAATGTAACACTAGCTTTTGCTCGTGGAGATAACAATGAGACAGGCTTACATTTATTGGCTCGAAAACATTCGGTTTGCGGTTGTCAAAGTCTTGTGCATCGCAAAAACCCCCTGCATTTAT gTAAGAGAGATGGTCCAATCCTAAAGCTCATAAGACGCATGTGGGATGAATTTCTTAACTTAGATGACTCAGAGATGATGGAAGTCATGAGAGAACCATCTCAAGTAACATTTCTTGCTGCAGAGAATGGAAATTTTGAGTTTCTATCAATTGTTATGAGCACTTATCCTGATTTGATATGGGAACTAAATACAACTGGTCAAAGCATAATTCACATGGCTGTTTTGCACCGCCATGCTAGTATCTTCAATTTGATACATGAAATAGGTACTTTCAAAGATTTCATAAGTGCTTTTGTAGATGATAAGGACAATAATTTATTGCATGCTGTTGCAAAGTTAGCACCACCAGATCGACTCAATATAGTTCCTGGAGCAGCTCTTCAAATGATGCTTGAATTGTCATGGTTTGAG GAGGTAAAGAAGATAATGCGACCATCACTAATAGAAATGCAAAATTCCGAAGGATCTACACCTTGTCAACTATTTACGAAAGAACATGAAGAATTGCTCCAAAGAGGAGAGTCATGGATGCAGAGAACAGCAAGTTCTTGTATGGTTGTTTCAACTCTCATTGCTACAGGAGTTTTTTCTGCTCCATTTAGTTTACCTGgtggaaataatgatgacacACGATCTCCAAATTATTTGGACAAACCTTCCTTTCTCGTATTTTCTTTATCAGATTCCATGGCACTTATCTCATCTTCAACTTCAGTACTAATTTTTCTGTCTATCCTTATATCGCGATATGCAGAGGAAGATTTTCTCAAGTCATTGCCTTTCAAGTTGCTAGCTGGATTAGTGACATTGTTTGTCTCAATAATCAGCATGATGGTAGCATTTAGTAGTGCCTTCTTTATAACATATTATCATGGTTTGAAATGGGTTCCAAACTTCATTGCTGCCCTTGCATTTTTACCAATACCATTGTTTATTTTCCTACAATTTTCTTTATGGTCTGATATAGTATACTCTGCCTACGTTTGTAGTACTTTATTTAGGCGAGGTAAACCTATGATTCACTAG